The following is a genomic window from bacterium.
ACCAGGTTCAATCAAGTGGACCGAACAGGCCATGCACGGATCGTAGGACCTGATAATTCTCATTAATTCTATTGGATTTTCCGCATCGGCTACAGGCGTTCCTACAAGAGCTTTCTCCATCGGACCAGGCTTATCTTTATCATCTCTCGGTGAGCAATTCCAGTTAGTGGGTGTAACCACCTGATACCGTGCAATTCGGGATTTAGATATCTTAATCCAGTGCCCTAGCGCACCTCGGGGCGCCTCAGTCAATCCTATACCTTGAGCGCTCTGGGGAACTTTACAGGGAACGTAAACTCTCCTTCCAGGCCTCAGTTGAAGCACCCACTCTTCCATAGCCCGAGCAATCTTCTTTGTCTCCAGAGCTCTGGCTACGTGCCTATCCATTACCGATATCCCTTTCCTATAGTCTCCGTTCACCCACATACGCGCCAGAGGTCCCAACTCGTAGGGTTTACCCGCATATCTCGGTGCTTTTACCCAGGAATAGGCGCCTGGCTTTCCAGGAGAAGGAAGTGTATCACTATCTTTGGGATTCTTGCCAGAAGTTTTCGTATCATACCAGGAGTAGCGTACATCTTCAGTTATCTTCTCTTTATTCATGCTTTCTATTTTTCCGTCCGTCAAAAGGCCTCTTTTAAACAGTTTCTTGCTTCCCTTATCATCCAGGTCGAATGCGCCATAAGATAACAAATTTCCGTAACCCCTGCCAATCTTGCTGTAATCTTTATATACGTCGGCAAGTCTCAACACATCGGGCACATAAATATTTTCAATAAAGTCCATACTTTCTCTCAATCTCCACAGGTAAGATGCTATCTTATCTACGGTCGGCTTTTCAGTCACTCCTCCGGGAACAAAACTTATATGATGGGGAATCTTACCGCCAAAGATTGCTATCATCTCGTGAATTTTCCTGCGAACTTCCATCGCTTTAATATAGTGATCAAGATACTCTTTGTTCATCTGTTTGGAAAATCGATAGTCACCCTTAGCTCTGGGGATGAAAGGTGGCTTTTCCGGACCGACAAAATAGTCCAGTGCGGCCAGAAGATAAAAATGTAAGATATGAGACTGCAGAAAATTTGCGCCGGTTACCAGATTACGGATAATTCTGGCATTGGAAGGTGGTCTCACCCGGAAAGCAGATTCCAAAGTTAAGGAGGCTGCGGTTGCGTGAGATGCGGAACATATCCCGCAGGCCCTCTGCGTCAACTGTTGAGCATCTCTAGGGTCCCTTCCTTTAAGGATCATCTCAAATCCCCTGAAGAGAGTCCCAGAGCTTCTGGCATCGACTACTTTACCGCCTTCTATCTCCAGTACAATCTTAAGATGTCCTTCAATCCTGGCAACAGGATCAATAGTTATGATTTTTTTCGCCATTTTTTATCTCTTTCTTTCAGGCCAGCCGTAGAAAGGAGACATACCATCCGGGAATTCCATCTGCACGCAACCTATGCAGGGAGCAGAAGCTCCAATACACCAGTTGACTCCATTGTGCCAGCGGCGTAAAGGACAGTCTGAATAGGTGAGAGGTCCCTTGCATCCGAGTTTGACCATACATCCTTCTT
Proteins encoded in this region:
- a CDS encoding nickel-dependent hydrogenase large subunit, whose product is MAKKIITIDPVARIEGHLKIVLEIEGGKVVDARSSGTLFRGFEMILKGRDPRDAQQLTQRACGICSASHATAASLTLESAFRVRPPSNARIIRNLVTGANFLQSHILHFYLLAALDYFVGPEKPPFIPRAKGDYRFSKQMNKEYLDHYIKAMEVRRKIHEMIAIFGGKIPHHISFVPGGVTEKPTVDKIASYLWRLRESMDFIENIYVPDVLRLADVYKDYSKIGRGYGNLLSYGAFDLDDKGSKKLFKRGLLTDGKIESMNKEKITEDVRYSWYDTKTSGKNPKDSDTLPSPGKPGAYSWVKAPRYAGKPYELGPLARMWVNGDYRKGISVMDRHVARALETKKIARAMEEWVLQLRPGRRVYVPCKVPQSAQGIGLTEAPRGALGHWIKISKSRIARYQVVTPTNWNCSPRDDKDKPGPMEKALVGTPVADAENPIELMRIIRSYDPCMACSVHLIEPGRSISEFRVC